The Miscanthus floridulus cultivar M001 unplaced genomic scaffold, ASM1932011v1 os_2121_1_2, whole genome shotgun sequence nucleotide sequence GGCTGGGTGTAGATCCATGGTTTTGGTGGAGCAGATCCATGGTGAAGGTACTGGATGTAGAGGTGTTTGGCTAGAAAAATTGAATTTGGATCTGTTTTTGGTGAATATGAAGCTGGTGGTGGGAGTTATCGAGTTGGGCTGAGAGTGTGCGGAGGGAAGGGGGCACTCGGTTGATGCTGAGCCGATTAGCTAGGCCAAGGCCCAAGGTGGCAAGGTGGACTTTGCCTGGACGCCTGTCATCTGGTGGACTCGGGGATCAACATATGCTTGATGTTCGATTTGAATGGCTTCTCGGTTTGGTTTGAGTTAATAACTGAAGTTCGTAGTTACAAAAACCGAAACCAAACCAAGAAACCGAAAAAACGACACATCGGATTAGTTTTGGTTCGGTCAGTTCAATGACGGTTTTCGCGTCAAAATATGCCCACCCTATTTTGTAGCACCTTAGGCCCTTCTTTTCGACTTTCTGTTTTTCTAAATAGATGGAAAAAGAGAGATATCTACTAAaggttgtttcaagagagatagagagagtagTAGGTTCCGTGGTTCTTTTAACCAAATAGCTTATAACTCTTTCACAGCACGTAACTCATAGCAGCTTTTACACAGCTCACGAAAACTTTTCTATAGCTCACATCTAAACAAAATAGACCTTAGAGCCAAGCACACTGCTAATGTGCAACTTGATACTTCCTCGGTCCTAAAATAAATGTAATATATATCTACTGTGTAAACAAGTATTTATCTAGATATATAGTTAGAAATACATCTCTTCTGGGAGGGAGAGTGTACACAATTATGATCTTAAGTAAAAAATAATAATTTCAActcattttttattaaaaaagcAACAATATTTATACAACTTGAAAGTTTAAAGCAATATAAACCCTAAGACCAAATATGAAAAAGAGTCTGCAATATTAGTCTGCAACTATATCCAAGAGACTGATGAAAGAATGAGATATATCGCTGTAAAACCTGAGATATATCTCTATAAATGTGCCACCTCGACGTATGAGTCTGCGGCAGGAGCATATCCAAGAGACTGACTGAGGGAAGAAGCGGAATAGAGTAATCTGCTGCTACTAGACACCGTCGACCATGGGAGAGAGCCGCGGCAGCATCGCCTTTTTCGCCACGTACCGGCCGCCGGTGCCACTGGACATCTTCTCCGTGCCCATCCCGCCGTCTTCGATCCGCGACGAGGTACACCTCACCGACGGCGTCTCCTACAACTACAACTGCCGCCCCATTCCCAAGGACGCGCTCAAGTCCCTGCTCAAGCGCCCCAAGCTCGCCGCCGAGGGCGGCGCCACCGACGCCGACATCGACAGCGACCGCGTCTCCGGCCTCCTCTTTGTCTCCGAGAGAGACGGCGGCCTCGAGACGCTCCAAGTGGCCCTGCGTTTCAAGGACGGCGGCAAGGCCTGCAAGGTGTTCTCCCTGGCCGACGTCTTCGGCGCCGCCGACTTCAGCATCGTGCGCCTCGAGGACAGCGGTTGCGTCGGCGGCGGCTACAAGATGGGCTCTCGCTCCGTCGACCACTCGATCATCTACGTCTCCACCAAGGAGGCGGTGCAAGAGCGGCGCAGCCCGTGGACCGTCGTGTACAAGACCAACCTTAGGACAGGCAAGACCGAGCGCCTGACTCCCAAAGGTCAATTTGATCTGAGCCCAGCCGTGTCGCCGTCGGGGAAGAAGGTGGCGATGGCGACGTTCCGACCGGAGGGCTGGCAAGGCGAGATCGAGGATCTGCAGACGGACATCTTCGTGATGAACGTGGAGAGGCCGCCGATGCGAAAACGGTTGATCAAGAACGGCGGGTGGCCGTCGTGGGCCAGCGAGGACGTTATCTTCTTCCACAGGAAGGTGGGTGAGACCTGGGGCGTGTTCCGCCACGACGTGAGGACGAACGAGACGGTGCGGGTGACGCCGGCGGACTTCGACGCGGTGACGCCGGCGGCCATCAGCGAGACCAAGGTGGCGGTGGCGACCATCCGGCAGAAGTCCAAGTTCAGCGACGTCCGCGTGGAGGCGCAGTACCGCCACATCGAGATCTTCGACACGGCGGCCTCGCCGGGGCAGCCGCCGGTGCAGATCACCCAGAAGACGAGGCCCAAGGCGGACCACTTCAACCCCTTCGTCCTGGACGACGGCGGCCGCGTCGGGTACCACCGCGCCAGGAGCGACCTCCTGAAGCACGGCGACGACGTGCCCCGCAACTTCCACAAGATGGAGTCTCCGGTGAAGGACGTGGGGCTGTTCCGGGTGTCCGGCGTGTTCCCGACCATCTCCAAGGACGGGTCAAAGCTGGCGTTCGTGGACAACGAGTTCAAGGCGGTGTGGGTCGCTGACAGCCAGGGCCTGCGCGTGGTGTACGAGACCAAGGGCCCCGACAACATCTTCTCGCCGATGTGGAACCAGAACCCCGACAAGGACATCCTGTACGTGTGCATGGGCCCCTCCTTCAACGCCGGCAAGCCGCTGGAGATCTGCGCCATCCCCAACGTGTCCAGCGGCGTGCGGCAGCGCCGGAAGCTCACCAAGGGCAACTTCAACAACGCGTTCCCGTCGAGCAGCCCCGACGGGAGCAGGTTCGTGTTCCGGTCCACCAGGCACGGCGGCGACAAGAAGCACAAGAACCTGTACATCGCGGAGGACGCGGAGGTCGGCGAGTACAGCGGCGGCACGGTGACACGGCTGACCAATGGGGAGTGGACGGACACCCACTGCCAGTGGTCGCCGAGCGGGGACTGGATCGTCTTCTCGTCGACGCGGGACAAGCCGAAGGACGCGCCGGAGCTGGACAACGGCCTGGACCCGGGCTACTACGCAGTGTTCATGGTTAAGGCGAACGACCCGACGGTGGTGATCCGGGTGATACGCAGCGGGGACGACCTCGGCGGCCACGTGAACCACCCGGTGTTCAGCCCGGACGGCCGGAGCATCGCCGTGACAGCCGACCTCGCCTCCGTGTCGGCCGACCCCATCTCGCTGCCGCTCTTCATCCACTCCGTGCGGCCCTACGGCGACATCTTCGTGGTGGACATCAACTCGGAGGACgcgagcaagaacaaggatgtgAAGAAGTTCCACCGGGTCACGCACAGCCGGTACGAGTACTCGACGCCGGCGTGGACGGTGTTCGCGACGGACGACCCCAACGCGCAGTGGAACATGCTGGTGAAGAAGGACTCGTACATGCCGGCGTGCCCCTACGCGTACCCGGACGGCGGCGAGAGCTGGCACATGACCGGACACCTCTGCATCCCCAGGAGGTGCTGCTGATCTTCTGTAATTGGAGTTCGATTGCATCCGTTCGTCGTCGTCAGTTGTCACGAGCAGCTGCCAGCTACCAGCTACTGCCTGCCCTTTTAATTTGTTCATCCATGAGTCAGTAATAATTGTCTACAGGGCTCTATCTTACAACGAAAGGAGAAGGTGGAATCCTAATTCTAGTTCGTTTGTATGTGGGTTCTTACTAAACTCTTAGGCTTTGgcatgactatatatatatatatatatatgtgggagCTTTATATTGTAATCATGAATATTCAGAGACATCAAGAATAGTCTCCTTATCTCTCGTATCTATGTGTTCTACTTTCATCTACtatgttgatcatgagagacggagAGGAAAATGTCCTAATCGCTGGCAACATATTttataacacgttatcagcacgacAAGCTATTTGTCGACATCGCCGTTGAAGCCGTCGCCGATCTTTGATACTGGCGCTTGTACCATCGACATCCGCCGCGACTACTTCGACGACGTCGACATCTCCGACGTTGTTAGTGAAATGGGTCTGCTGCCTCTGCAACTAATCTACGCTGCATTGATATGCACCGTCGCCGTCAAGCAGACGGTTCTACGACAATACCAAACGCCCTATGCAGTATGTATCTGCTAACCACTACCCTACGCGGTATGTGAGGTAGATCAAATTGATATCCTTAATAAGGTATGAAAGAATCACATCTTGCAGATTGCATGGGTTCCAACCATCGGGCTATTTTCTTATTTGCATTTTTCTACATGAAGTAGATACAAGTACAAGAAGTACATGCATAAGTATATACAGTTTTTGCATCTACATGAGTTGCATCTAGGGTCtaattaagaagaagaaaaaaactgTAACATTATCTAGCTACTGGCTTGGACGCCTTAGAATCAAAGAGCAATGGCATGAACAAGCAGAAGCCATGCAAACGCCAGCCATCCTGCAGGAAAGAAAAAGCAGCATCTCGTCAATGATCCGCCACCGTAGCTGTCCGGCCTGCATGCCCACGTTCCACGTATTGGCCTGCATGCCGCCACTGAACGCGCTACGTagaaaacggtttgtagcaataGGATAAATTTTTTATAGGAGCGGCTCGTGATGAagtcgcccctacagtgacgtgctcgggagTCCAGAGACTAGttacccctacaaatggaacagtaggggcggctggtgatacgagccgtctctataaatgggtctgatttgtaagggcggctcactcaccagccgcccccggtatttctatttgtaggggcggctaatgaTTGAACCACCCCTACACATGTCCCGCGTATAATTACCtgctatttgtaggagcggctcaatcaccagccgcccctacaaatgacccacgtaTAAAAaaaactgcagcaccttcttcctcctcgggtcactcactccaacccgtgaaagaaataTGTGGAGacattgggcacctcccaaaaattgctctactaaggggtgaagattttggtctcaaattttttgatggagaggttgtagaaggtaagaaaatactattccacacttttttttacttttaatggttggttagtgagtaattagagtcttatttttctctctcttctatggtgcttgagctacttatgaagcaaattaaacccaagttttgaatttactagggtaaattaggtaggggaacaagatcatactctTATTTGGTCcaagtttcttgattttagtgatttatgaatgtttcatgtgcatgtaaatctagatttagggtttggtttttttattaattttgtttttgtaaatttatgtttgatgaaattggactagggtttgtatgaaagatattgggtaaaatataattgttgctaattgttgtctttgaaattgttttattgtaatcaacaaatatgtattttaattatttatggataaatgggccattaaataattttcctctaccatggtgtgtttgtatgcttcatgtaattatatttgatttatattcatatatatctgaagtatatacaattattctcaagtaattattaatttgattcattttttatatatatctgaataagtagtcctttaatgtttcttttgttgttgttgtaaaagatggagtacatgaactcttggatgtatggttcgttaaggttcaaggcaggtttccgtgaagaagtggataaatttattgaagccgcaaagaagcatgcaacgacattgacagagaataaggatacaattatttgtccttgtaaagattgcaagaaccgtatggcatggacatatgtgactatcattcgatcacatttgattatacgaggatttgttgaggactacatagtatggattcatcatggtaaaatggttattgttaacgacaaggATGAGAAGGAATACGAcaacgaaaccctagaatccctgtcccaatattcagtagagcttgatgcacgaatggattccgagtttggcaatgaacaaggtggtgatgctggtggttgggatggtaacgacgaaggtggtgccaataatgatggtggagcatatTTCGGGGATGATGATGATTTAAAGGACataattcgagcccttggaccagagattttactaaatagcccaaaaggtctagaaaatttgaaaagggtgacaaaagcatcgacaGAGACTATGTATGgtattgaaaagggttgtccgacatattagacattgctacgttttgtgcttgagctactcatcctgaaggctaagtacggctggtcagactatagtttcaatgatctattgcatctcctgtcatgggtgctgccacaaccaaactcagttcccgccaacacataccaagcgaagaaggtcataagtccattgacaatgggggttgaaaaaatccatacatgccccaaccactatatactttttcgtggtgaaatgttcaagtcactggataaatgtccccggaatggggccagccggtacaagagcaatgacctttacggtggggacaaagcctccacggggagaaagaggaataagaagggtacaaaaaaggtggtacaagaatctcagccctcaGAGGACACtttattaggcaacgatgcaaagcagaaaAGAATtcatgccttggtaatgtggtacctgctagtgaccgaccgcttgagatgtatcttcctaaaccctaaagaagccgcactcatgacatggtgggatgatgagcgcagggtggatgatgataagattgaaCACCCAGCTGAtagtagtcagtggcaaaggttcgatgagaagcacaaagaaatcagcgatgacccaaggaatgtacgatttggcttgagcactgatggaatgaatcccttcaatgagaggatgagcgaccacaacacttggctagtgatcttgaccatatacaacatcccaacgtggttgtgttagaagagaaagtacattctcctcactattcttatttcaggccttaaacaaccaggcattgatatagacgtgttcctcgagcctttgatggaagaaatggagaggctatggagtcATGgagagccgatgtacgatgcgttccgaaaggaggacttcatatgtagagcaatagtATTTGTTACTACCAGTGATTATCCCgcactgtttgctttgtctggacagatcaaagggaagatgggatgcttggtttgcttggatggtactacatgggtgtacctagatgcatccaagaagatagtttacctaaggaaccgatgattcttaaagacaagtcacaagtaccacagcaaattgctctttagattttatgacaacaccccaggagattgaacccccttctgagagacatcataacggagaacacatgtacagaatggtaaAAAACATAcgtgtcatctatggaaagaagaatccggatgggacaaacagagatagaagcacacctcctgtcgaaggcgtacctttcaagaaataatcgatcttcttttagtatctaccttattggctagacttggaggtcccccatgccattgatgttaTGCATGTGTAGAaaaatatctttgagagtctcattgctaccttgatggacataggcaagtcaaaggatggtctaaaagcacagaaagacatggtgcaactaaacgtgatgccatagcttcatccagtacctgaggctaatggaaaatacactctgcccgcagcgtgcttcaacctaacaccagacaagaagagagctagatgcactttcctaaggggggtcaaagtcctgacTAGGTTTTCagtaaatgtgaagaagctagtgtcgataaaggacttgtcaataacacactataaggctcacgattgtcatgtgatgctgacagtgtttctacctattgcaatcagggctataaagccagagttcttgaaaatggccatcactcgCATGTgatacttcttttcgaagatcttacagaagacgattggcaagcaagagctgagtgacctacataaatttgtggtggagacataaaaccaactagatatgtgtttacctcctgctttttttgatataatgccacatctcatgattcacatggttcattagatacaggcgctgagcccttgctacttgcatgaaatgtggtcctacgagcggttcatgtcggttctaagtcgatacgtgcataatcgagcatatccagagggctccatgatagaggattACAGTATTGAAGAAGTCGTTGAGTACTATCAAGaatacctaaaagtatagaaagggattggtaaacccaattctcatcacaagggtaggctggttgGGATGGGCACTAGTGGTAggaaagtgttcatcgaccatgattacaaagaggtgagtcgagcgcattacagtgtcttgcagagtacataactgatgcaaccgtacattaatgaacacttggctatcattatggcggagagaaatggttgttcggatgattgggtcatgaaacagcataagcaatgactaactacatggttgaaggaccaaaacataccgcctagagaaaccatagactctattaccatcagtaggttggcggaggggccatcgagacaagtgacatcttggaatacttatgacatcaatgggtatacgtactatacccatgcaaaggatagtaaatatgtgaaccaaaacaacggtgttcgaatagaggctcttgatggattggggcgaaagatccaatactttgacatcattgaagagatatgggaacttgactatggaagggatataacggtggccctgtttcgatgctgctggatcaaacaacaccaactgaacgagatcggattgagagtcctagacctcacgaatctaggctaccaagatgacccttgggtgctcgcttcacgtgtcgcacaagttttctatatgtctgacccacaaagtaacctcccttcgaagaagaagacaaagcacgtggttaccTTCGGGAAAaaacacattatcggagttgatggcgtggacgatgttgaagcttacaataactatgatgagatgccgctattcatagacttttctaagaagatcagtgttgtggaaaagaacccacccaaagacatattgccatgggaacgaaaaggtatcaagggaaaagtcgttacagcgggctagttagttgttgaatgtggagtgtttgtgtaagtgtgtgtttgtaagacttcatttatgcatgcgtgtgagactatatatttatgtatgtgtgtaagactatatatttatgtatgtgtatgagactacatttatgcatgtgtgtgagactactctttacaacatctagatgaatctatttcaacatccactctactactactaaaattttatgaaatcacttaacactttatgaaatgaagaaatggccaaaataaaagtaggagatagtgatgtgttcaacaacttttatattcatcacctttacagctgaaatcatttagtggttgaaaatcaggtttgaagctgtcattttctgaaattcaaaatttaaactgttcaaattttatcaaataaaaagatgaccaaaataaaagttgtagatagtgatatgTTCAACAAcgtttatattcatcacctttacaactgaaatcatttagtggttgaaaattatGTTTCAAGCTGTTAttttgtgaaattcaaaatttgaactgttcaaaattagtgacaaagatagatgactagactaaaatgatagagcatgacttttgaaaattttaggaaaaaaaccatcacatttggagttagtatgagtaagaaaaactagttacaagtttcagccatagattaaaaagagaaatctcACTTGtcc carries:
- the LOC136534640 gene encoding uncharacterized protein encodes the protein MGESRGSIAFFATYRPPVPLDIFSVPIPPSSIRDEVHLTDGVSYNYNCRPIPKDALKSLLKRPKLAAEGGATDADIDSDRVSGLLFVSERDGGLETLQVALRFKDGGKACKVFSLADVFGAADFSIVRLEDSGCVGGGYKMGSRSVDHSIIYVSTKEAVQERRSPWTVVYKTNLRTGKTERLTPKGQFDLSPAVSPSGKKVAMATFRPEGWQGEIEDLQTDIFVMNVERPPMRKRLIKNGGWPSWASEDVIFFHRKVGETWGVFRHDVRTNETVRVTPADFDAVTPAAISETKVAVATIRQKSKFSDVRVEAQYRHIEIFDTAASPGQPPVQITQKTRPKADHFNPFVLDDGGRVGYHRARSDLLKHGDDVPRNFHKMESPVKDVGLFRVSGVFPTISKDGSKLAFVDNEFKAVWVADSQGLRVVYETKGPDNIFSPMWNQNPDKDILYVCMGPSFNAGKPLEICAIPNVSSGVRQRRKLTKGNFNNAFPSSSPDGSRFVFRSTRHGGDKKHKNLYIAEDAEVGEYSGGTVTRLTNGEWTDTHCQWSPSGDWIVFSSTRDKPKDAPELDNGLDPGYYAVFMVKANDPTVVIRVIRSGDDLGGHVNHPVFSPDGRSIAVTADLASVSADPISLPLFIHSVRPYGDIFVVDINSEDASKNKDVKKFHRVTHSRYEYSTPAWTVFATDDPNAQWNMLVKKDSYMPACPYAYPDGGESWHMTGHLCIPRRCC